A region from the Lolium perenne isolate Kyuss_39 chromosome 4, Kyuss_2.0, whole genome shotgun sequence genome encodes:
- the LOC127292032 gene encoding large ribosomal subunit protein uL18c produces MLASPALAGATHSFPAFVSGNHLPSAYAPSHSPARRASLVVLAKAKVSTPQADRIARHVRLRKKVSGTTERPRLSIFRSNKHLYAQVIDDTKSCTLASASTMHKSLSKDLEYSAGPTTEVAQKIGEVIAKSCLEKGITKVVFDRGGFLYHGRIKALADAARENGLEF; encoded by the exons ATGCTAGCCTCACCGGCGCTCGCCGGCGCCACCCACTCCTTCCCCGCCTTCGTGTCAGGAAACCACCTCCCGTCCGCCTACGCGCCCTCGCACTCGCCGGCGCGGCGGGCCTCCCTGGTTGTCCTCGCCAAGGCCAAGGTGTCCACGCCCCAGGCCGACCGCATCGCCCGCCATGTCCGCCTCCGCAAGAAG GTTAGCGGCACCACGGAGAGGCCAAGACTCAGCATTTTCCGCTCAAACAAGCATTTATATGCTCAGGTGATCGACGATACAAAGTCGTGCACTCTGGCTTCAGCCTCAACAATGCACAAATCTCTTTCAAAGGACCTCGAGTACTCTGCTGGGCCAACAACT GAAGTGGCACAAAAGATTGGCGAGGTGATTGCCAAGTCTTGCTTGGAGAAGGGAATTACCAAAGTTGTTTTCGACCGAGGGGGTTTCCTGTACCACGGCCGCATCAAAGCACTTGCTGACGCTGCTAGAGAGAATGGACTTGAATTCTGA
- the LOC127348292 gene encoding uncharacterized protein — MGSLMAGWSSHVLQDDNKVGFMRNRSLTKEEVKAFWRQHKKPEVDNDGGTVEVTPPPLASSPHPESPRSLRPSTLSHVRSSPPEMTRTDGGDTDAADSPSTSRDWWTRSSWAFLNEPPPPPQRAGGGVGQGATAAV; from the exons ATGGGTTCCCTGATGGCTGGGTGGAGCTCACACGTGCTCCAGGACGACAACAAAG TTGGTTTCATGAGGAACCGGTCGCTGACCAAGGAGGAGGTGAAGGCCTTCTGGCGGCAGCACAAGAAGCCGGAGGTCGACAACGACGGCGGGACCGTCGAGGTCACCCCGCCGCCGCTTGCTTCATCTCCACAC CCGGAGAGCCCGAGGTCGCTGCGTCCGTCCACTCTGTCTCACGTCCGCTCATCGCCGCCGGAGATGACTCGCACCGACGGCGGCGACACCGACGCTGCTGATAGCCCCAGCACGAGCCGCGACTG GTGGACGAGGAGCAGCTGGGCGTTCCTcaacgagccgccgccgccgccacagcgCGCAGGAGGAGGCGTTGGGCAaggcgccaccgccgccgtctga